The following nucleotide sequence is from Candidatus Zixiibacteriota bacterium.
TCGCCGCCCGCAAACTGATGCAGACGTCCAATGTCCCGGTCGTCCCCGGCTCCGATGGGCCGATCGGCGATGTGCAAAGCGCATTGCGCGAAGCACAGTCGGCGGGCTTCCCGATCCTGTTGAAGGCCGTCGCCGGCGGCGGCGGCAAAGGAATGCGGCTTGTCTCCTCACCCGACGAGTGGCAGACGGCATTCGAAGGCGCGTCACGCGAAGCGCAAAAGGCGTTCGGCGATGGACGGATGTTCTGGGAAAAGTGCATCGTCGGTTCACACCATATCGAGATTCAAATTCTCGGCGGGCCGGACGCTCGAACCGTCGCGTTGGGCGAGCGCGAATGCTCGATCCAACGTCGCCACCAAAAGGTGATCGAAGAGTCACCCTCGCCTCTGATGACCAAAGAACTTCGCGAGAGAATGTGCGCCGCGGCGGTGGCGGCGGCCCAGGGATGCGGGTACGTCGGCGCCGGGACCGTCGAGTTTCTTGTCGACGACCAGCGCAACTTCTACTTTCTGGAAATGAACACGCGGCTGCAAGTCGAGCACCCGGTCACCGAAGCCGTCACCGGGCTGGATCTGGTCATGGAACAGTTCCGGATCGCCTCGCCGGACGGCTGGACGCCCCCGGATTTGTCGGCCGCGCCATTCGGACATGCCATTGAATTCCGCATCTATGCCGAGGATCCGCAAAACAACTTCCTGCCCTCGCCCGGCGTGCTCTCGGTCTATCGCGAGCCGGATGGACCGGGTGTGCGCGTTGATTCAGGTGTCTATCAGGGATCGGAGATTTCAGTTCATTATGATCCGATGATATCCAAGCTCGTGGTCTGGGGACGCGACCGTGCCGAGGCAATTGCCCGCGCTGCCGCGGCACTGGAGGAGTACCTCATCGGTGGCGTCGCCACGACGATCGGGTTTCACCGCGATGTGCTCCGTCTGCAAGAGTTTATCGACGGTCACACGACGACCGACTTCATCGCCAAACATTTCAACGCGGACTTAGAGTCCGGCGCGCCCGATGAGTCACTGAGCCGCGCCATTGCGCTGGCGGCCACGCTCTATGTTTGCCGCCAGAGCGAACGGCATTCACGCACAGTCGGCGCCTCGCCCACGATGCCCGTCGGGTCCCGTTGGCTGACACGTGGGCGTCACGAAGCGACCGCCCGCTGGCCGGTCGGTTCGTTGCCGGAAGGGTTGTGACCGAATGAGAGCATACATTGTCGACACTGGATCGCGACGGCACCGCGTGGAGCTTCACTCACACGGCGCTGATGTCTCCCTCGACAACAAGCCCGCCGACTCGACCCATGTCTGGCTCGATGCCGGCGGACAAAACCTGCTGGTCATTCTCGACGGTCGCTCGCATGACTTTCGCATCGAATCCGGTGACGATCAATTCGTCGTTCTGACCTATGCCGGCCACCGGTACCAATGCCGCGTGCTCGATGAGCATCGGGCCGACTTGCAGCGGCGTGCCGGGATCATGGCGCAGCCATCCGGCCCATCGGTCGTCAAAGCGCCCATGCCCGGACTGGTCGTCAAAGTGCTGGTCGAAGCCGGGCGGCAGGTCACAGCCGGAGAACGTCTGTTTGTACTGGAAGCAATGAAGATGGAAAACGATGTCAAAGCCCCGCGCACCGGTACCGTCCAGTCGATCAACACCGCCGTCGGCGTGGCGGTCGAAGCCGGCGCGGCGCTGGCTGTAATTGTATAGTGACTTCAGTCTCACACGGTTCACTCTATGGGCTCTGATCCCCGGCAGCGCGAAACGACCTCCGGTATCCCGGTCCGGCCGCTGTATGATTCCCTGCCGTCAGGGTTTGCTCCCGAACACGCACTGGGTCGTCCCGGCGAGTTCCCGTTCACGCGCGGTGTCTATCCGGCGATGTACACGCAACGGTTGTGGACCATGCGCCAGTACGCCGGGTATGGCACCGCCGAAGAGTCCAACCGTCGCTATCGCTACCTTTTGGAGCAGGGCCAGACCGGGTTGTCGATTGCCTTCGACTTGCCCACGCAGATGGGATACGACTCCGATCACGCATTCGCCTCCGGTGAAGTCGGACGCACCGGTGTCGCCATCAGCGGCCTCTGGGACATGGAGATTCTCCTCGACCGGATCCCCTTGGACAAAGTCTCCATCTCGATGACGATCAATGCCACCGCCGCAATCCTGCTGGCGTTGGTCGTGGCCGTTGCACGGAAGCGCGGCATTGCGCTGGAGTCGTTGTCGGGTACGATCCAAAACGACATTCTCAAGGAATACATTGCGCGCGGCACGTACATCTATCCGCCGAAGCCGTCGATGCGCCTGATTGCCGACACGATTCGGTACTGCCACGATCACCTGCCGAGGTGGAATCCGATTTCCATCTCCGGCTATCACATCCGCGAAGCCGGTTCGACCGCCGCGCAAGAGCTGGCATTCACGCTGGCCAATGGCATTGCGTATGTCGACAACGCGTTGTCGGCCGGACTGGATGTCGACGCCTTCGCGCCGCGGCTCTCATTTTTCCTGAATGCCCACAACGACTTCTTCGAGGAGGTCGCCAAGTTCCGCTGCGCGCGGCGGATGTGGGCGGCGATCATGAAGAAACGTTTCGGCGCACGGAAAGCCGAATCGATGCGCTTTCGCTTTCACACACAGACCGCCGGCTCGACATTGACCGCGCAGCAGCCGCTGGTCAATGTCCCGCGCGTCACACTGCAGGCACTCTCGGCCGTGTTGGGCGGGACCCAGTCCCTGCACACCAATGCTTACGATGAAGCGCTGGCGCTGCCGACAGCCGAATCGGCCGAGTTGGCGCTGCGCACACAGCAGGTGATCGGATATGAGTCCGGCGCGACCGCCACCGTCGATCCGTTGGCGGGCTCCTATTATCTCGAAACGCTCTGCGACGAGCTCGAGAGACGGGCGCGGGAGTATCTGACGAAGATCGACGGGCTGGGCGGGGCGGTCGCTGCCGTTGAAAGCGGGTTCTTCGCGCGCGCGATCGAACAATCGGCGGCGCAATATCAACGCGAGATCGAATCGGGGGATCGCATCGTCATCGGCGTCAACAAGTTTCAAAAACATGGCGATGCGGCCCCGCCGAAATTCGCGCACTCCGACCCGGCGCTGGAACACGCCCAGGGCGAACGGCTCCGGGCTCACCGCGCGGGCCGAAACGACCGGGCCGCAAGCGTTGCCCTGGCCGGTCTGGAGTCGGGCGCGCGCAACGCCGATCACCTGATGCCGCGCATCGTCGAGTGCGTCGAAGCACACTGCACGCTCGGCGAGATCTCCGATACGCTGCGCGGTGTGTGGGGCGAATACGGCAGAGACAACGCCCGGTAGCTTCACGATGACGACTATCCGCTCAAAGTGCATCGCCCATGTGGGAATCGCGGTCGACGATATCGACGCGGCATGCCGGCTGTGGTGCGACACCTTCGGCGGACGACTCGCCGACCGCAAGCTCATGCCCGCACAGAAAGTCGAAATCGCGTTCATACGGTTTGGCAACGGCGCCATGATCGAGCTGTTGTCCGCGACCGCTCCGGACTCCCCGGTCGGACGCTTCCTTGCCCAACACGGCCCCGGCCTGCACCATGTCTGTCTGCGTGTCGACGACATCGAAGCGCGATTGGCGGAGCTGGCAAAGGACGGGTTTGCTTTGATCGACAAGCTGCCCCGTCCCGGGGCGGAAAACGACCGCATCGCCTTCCTGCACCCGTCGGGAACGAACGGTGTATTGATCGAATTATCCGAACGGCCCGGCGAGGAGTGATGACCGCGACGCCGCAGAGGTTGATCCTTGCCAGCAGCGCCCGTATCTTGATCGGCTGCCTCCGGGAGGCCGCATCCGCGCCATGAGCAAAGTCGTCGCCACTGCCGCAGAAGCCCTCAAAAAGGCGGGACTGCGCGACGGCATGACCATTATGGCGGGCGGGTTCGGACTCTGCGGCATTCCCGAGCATTGCATCGCCGCGATCCGCGACGCCGGCGTCAAAGACCTCACCGTCATCTCCAACAACGCCGGTGTCGACGATTTCGGGCTGGGACTGCTGCTCCAATCGCGACAAATCAGGAAAATGGTCTCGACATACGTCGGCGAAAACGACCTGTTCGCCAGGCAATTTCTCGAGGGTGTCCTGGATGTCGAGTTTGTTCCGCAAGGAACATTTGCCGAACGCATCCGTGCGGGCGGAGCGGGAGTTATCGCGTTTTATACTCCGACCGGGGTCGGCACACAAGTCGCCGAAGCCAAGGAAACGCGCACCTTTAACGGCCGCGAATATCTCATGGAATATGGGCTGACCGCCGACCTTGCCATCGTCAAGGCGCACACCGCCGACCGCATCGGCAATCTCGTGTATCGCAAAACCGCCCGCAATTTCAACCCGATGATGGCAACCGCGGGGCGCGTGACCATCGCGGAAGTCGAGAACATCGTGGAGACCGGCGCGCTCGATCCCGATCACATCCACACGCCGGGTATCTTCGTCGACTATGTGTTTCGGGGGGACCGCTTCGAAAAACGAATCGAACAACGGACCACGCGTCCGCGTTCATAACCGATGATGGCTGTCAATCTTCAGGAACGGATCGTTCGCCGCGCCGCGCGCGAACTGCAGGATGGTTTCATCGTCAACCTGGGCATCGGCATGCCGACTTTGGTGTCCAATTATATTCCCGATGGGATGACCATCACCTTGCAGTCGGAAAATGGCATGCTCGGAATCGGACCGTTTCCGTATGAGCACGAAGAGGACCCCGATTTGATCAACGCCGGTAAGCAGACCATCAGCGAGATGCCGGGAACCTCATATTTCTCCTCGGCCGATTCGTTCGCCATGATTCGCGGCGGGCATGTCGACGCGACCATCCTCGGCGCGATGCAGGTGTCGCGCCTCGGCGATCTGGCCAACTGGATGATCCCCGGCAAAATGGTCAAGGGGATGGGCGGCGCCATGGATCTGGTCGCCGGCGCCAAACGGGTCATCGTCACCATGACCCACAACGCCAAAGACGGCGCGCCGAAGATTCTGGAAGCCTGCAACCTGCCGTTGACGGGAAAACGGGTGGTCCATCGCATTATCACCGAGTTATGTGTCTTCGATGTTGATGCGGATGGGTTGACGCTCGTTGAGAAAGCCGATGAGATCGACTTGGAGGCATTGCGGCAGCGCACCGAATGCGCCTTTGATGTTGCCGAGGCCGTCAGGACGCTGGCGTGAGCTCTTGGCAGAAAGACTGATCTGGGGCACGTGTCATAGGAGAATGCCATGGCCGACAAGAAACCCAACGACGCTGTAATACTGTCCGCCTGCCGGACCGCGATCGGCGCATATCAGGGCGGTCTGTCGCCGTTGACCGCGACGCAAATGGGCGCGCTGGTCGTCAGGGAGGCGGTGTCGCGCAGCGGTGTCGATTCACAGACGATCGATGAAGTCATCATGGGACAGGTCGTGCAGGCCGGGTCGGGTCAGGCGCCGGCGCGTCAGGCGGCGATCCATGGCGGGATTCCCTCCGGCGTACCCTGCATGACGATCAACAAAGTCTGCGGCTCCGGCCTGAAGGCCGTGATGCTGGCGGCGCAATCGATCCGCGCCGGCGATCAAAACCTGATAGTGGCCGGCGGCATGGAGTCGATGTCGAATACGCCGTTCGTATTGCACGGAGCCAAGAAGGGGTTGCGCTTCGGCGATCAGACATTGAAAGACACGATGGTCCTGGACGGTCTGTGGGATTCGTTCAATGATTTTCACATGGGCAGCGCCGCTGAGTTGACCGCCCGCAAATCGAACATCAGCCGTGGCGAGCAGGATGAATACGCCGCACAGTCACATGCGAAAGCGGTCGCTGCAGTGACCGGTTGCGCCTTCAAAGCCCAGATCGTGCCGGTCTCCATTGCGCAGCGCAAAGGAGACCCCGTCGTCTTCGAGAAGGATGAGTGCCCGCGACCGGATACGACAGTGGCATCGCTGGCAAAGCTGCGTCCCGCGTTCGAAAAGGACGGCACCGTCACCGCCGGGAATGCGCCCGGTCTCAATGACGGCGCCAGCGCCGTAGTCGTCGCGTCGCGCAAAGCGGCCGAGTCGGGCGGACACAAACCGCTGGCGCGGATCGTCGATTATGCCGCCGCCGGCACCGATCCCGAACTGCTCTTCTATGCGCCCATCGACGCCGTCCGGAAGCTGTGTCAGAAAATGAACGTGGGCATCGACCACTTCGACCTGATCGAAGCCAACGAGGCATTCGCGGTGCAATGCATCGCCGACGGACGCGAACTGGGCTGGGACTGGAACCGCGTCAATGTCAATGGCGGCGCGATCGCTCTGGGGCATCCCATTGGCGCCTCCGGCGCCCGCATCCTGACGACACTGATTTACGCATTGAAAGACCGTGGTCTGAAGACCGGATTGGCGACTCTCTGTCTCGGCGGCGGCAACGCCCTGGCACTGGCCATCGAACTGGAATCATAGGACACGCACGTGTTTGACGACTCACTGACCGACGAGCAACGGGTTTTGCGTGATGCGGCGCGCGAGTTCTGTCAGCGGCGAGTTGTGCCGCGCGCCGAGCAGTTCGATCACGACGGCGCCATTCCCGACGACGTGTTTTCCGAGATGGCGCAATTGGGGTACTTCGGGTTGCGTGTGCCCGAATCCTACGGCGGCATGGATTGCGACCCGATCGCCTACACGCTGGTGATCGAAGAATTCGCCCGCGCCTGCGCTGGCCTGGCGATTACCATCTCGGTCCAGAATGCGCTGGTCTGCGGCGCAATCAAAAACCACGGGACGGAAGACCAAAAGAAAGCATGGCTCCCCCAACTGGTGGATGGCGCCCTGAGCGCCTACGCACTGACCGAACCGGGGGCGGGCACCGATGCCGGATCGCTGCGCGCTTCGGCCCGGCGCTCGGGTAACGAGTATGTTCTCAATGGTGAAAAGTGCTTCGTGACAAATGCTTCCCTGGCGAAGTTCATCGTAGTCTTCGCATCGACCGATCTCGACGCCGGGTCTAAGGGGATCAGCGCGTTTGTCGTGGCCTCCGACACAGCCGGCATCGGCATCGGCAAGCCGGAACGAAAGCTCGGTTTACGCGCATCGGATACGCGCTCGATTTCGTTTTGCGATGCGCGGGTCCCAGCCGGCAGCCGTCTCGGTGAGGAGGGCGCCGGTTATAAGATTGCGCTGTCGCAGCTTGCACATGGACGCCTCGGTGTCGCGGCGCAGGCCCTCGGCATCGGCGAGGCGGCATTCGCGGCAGCGCGGCAATACGCGCGCGAACGCAGACAATTCGGGCGCCCGATCGCCGAGTTTCAGGCCATCGCCTTCAAACTCGCCGATATGCGCATCAAGCTCGATGCCTCCCGGCTGCTGCTGGACCGCGCGGTGCGTCTCCAGGCCGCGGATAAACCATTTGCCCGTGAGGCAGCCGAAGCCAAAGTCTTCGCATCCGAATCGGCCAACTGGGTTGCCAATGAGGCCCTGCAGATACACGGCGGCTACGGATACATGGTCGAGTACCCGGTGGAACGCTATTTCCGCGATGCTCGCGTGACCACCATCTACGAAGGCACATCGGAGGCACAGCGTATTGTCATCTCACGCGCCATCCTCTCTCAGTAGCCAGGGTCACTGGTGGAGTTGCCGGGCCGAAGAGGTCCGGCGGGATATCCGCGCATTCTCCGAGCAGGAAGTTGCTCCTGCCGCCGACTGGATGGACACCCACTCCGATTTCAATCCCGCACTCTATGAGATGCTGCGTCAGCGCCAACTGCTCTCGCTGTTGTGCCCCGCGGAATACGGCGGCCCGGCCTATGACACGCTCTCGTACGCGGTCGTCGTCGAAGAACTCAGCCGCATCTGCGGTTCGACCGGCATCACGGTCGCCGCCGCCAACTCGCTGGGTGTTGCCCCGATCGACATGTTCGGCTCGCCCGAACAAAAACAGCGCGTGCTCCCCGGAGTCGGCACACAAGGGCATGTCGTCGTCTTCGGCCTGACCGAACCGGAAGCGGGCTCCGATGCCGCCGGCACGAAGACGACCGGCGTCCGCGATGGCGACAAATGGGTCATCAACGGCAGCAAGTGTTTCATCACCAATGGTCATTTTGCCGAGTGGATCATCTGCACCGCGGTCACGCAGCCGGGAATCGGCGCGCGCGGCATCTCATCGTTTCTTTTGCATAAAAGCACGCCCGGTTTTTCCGTCGGCAAGAAAGAAAAAAAACTCGGACTCCGCGGCTCCGACACCTCGACACTTCATTTCGATAATGTCCGACTCCCCGCCGATGCCATGCTCGGCCCCGACGGCAACGGGTTTCGGCAGTTCATGCAGACGCTCGATGCCGGACGCATCTCGATCGGCGCGATGGCGCTCGGTTTGGCACAGGGCGCATACGACATCGCCGTCAAGTACGCCCGGCAGCGTGTGCAATTCGGCCGGCCGATCGCCGATTTTCAGGCGATCCAGTTCAAGCTTGCCGATATGGCCACGCAGATCGAAGCATCGCGTCACTTGGTCTACCACGCGGCGTTTCTGAAGGACAGTGGCCAACCCTACGCGCGGCAATCGGCGATGGCCAAGCTGCACGCCTCTGAAACAGGACGGTTTTGTGCCGATACCGCGATCCAGGTCCTCGGGGGCTATGGGCTGCTGGCCGAAAACCGCGTCGAACGTCACTGGCGCGATGTCAAGCTCTGCGAGATCGGCGAGGGAACCTCCGAGATCCAACGCATTGTCATCGCCCGCCATCTGCTCCGGGAATCGGCGGGACTGCTCGAGAGTGAGACGGAAGCTTAGCCGCCCGACCCTTCCGGGGCTCCGGACTCCCTGACATACAGGGCGGGATCATGGCTCAAAATCGATTGTTCCGGGTTTGATCCGATCTTTACTTATGACGACCGGATCACGCAGTGCCGCGTCGTGGGATGGTGCCCGCTATGAGCATGGAAAAGGTCGATAAGATCTGGATGAACGGACGCTTCGTCGATTGGGACGATGCACGCATTCATGTCCTGTCGCACGTGGTCCATTACGGCTCGTCTGTGTTCGAGGGGCTGCGCTGCTACCGAACCAACAAGGGACCGGCAATCTTTCGTCTCGATGATCACACCAAGCGGCTCTACAACTCCATGAAGATTTACCGCATGGAGTTGGACTACACCCCCGACCAGATCAATCAGGCCATCATCGATTTGATCCGGATCAATCGGATCGAAGAATGTTACATCCGTCCGGTCGTCTACCGGGGCTATGACACGCTCGGCGTGCACCCCGCCAAGTGCCCCATCGAGATCGCGATTGCCGTCTGGAAATGGGGGAAGTATCTCGGCAGCGATGCGCTCGAAAAGGGTGTCGATGTCTGTGTGTCCTCGTGGCACCGTATGGCGCCGAACACATTCCCCGCGATGGCCAAGACCGGCGCCAATTACATGAACTCGCAATTGATCAAGATGGAAGCATTGGCCCACGGATATGTCGAAGGCATCGCGCTGGATCCCTATGGACATGTCTCGGAAGGATCCGGCGAAAACATTTTCCTGGTGCGCAATGGCGTTTTGCTCACCCCGTCGTTCGGCTCGTCAATACTTCCCGGCATTACCCGCAACACCGTCATCACGCTGGCGCAGGATATGGGCATCAGCGTCATCGAGGAAGAAGTCCCGCGCGAGGCGCTCTATCTCGCCGACGAAGTCTTCTTTACCGGTTCCGCTGCCGAAATCACGCCGATCTCGTCGGTCGACCGCATTCCCATCGGCAAGGGCGTCCGCGGACCCATCACGCGCAAGCTGCAGGACCGCTACTTCGGGATTCTCACCGGGAGCCAGCCCGACACCTACGGATGGCTGACGCCGGTCGAGATGACCAAGCCCGAAAAGGTCGCTCCGGCACACGCCGTGCGCTGACTTCGATACGTCTATCTTTCTCTACAGATATGATTCAGAAACATGGCGCGTCAAACTGCCCCGAATGACTCGGTGCTCTCTGTGTCGGGCTCCTGACAATCGGCTGTTGTCGCGGGTTGTCAATAAGGGCGCCGTGTCCTTGGCCCGCAATCTTCGACACCCGGCTTGCTTTCGACTCCGCGGCGTCGTATCTCGAAACCGTAGCAGCCGGTACGAAGCGAGGTATTGCCGTGAGCGCACTCTCCCAGTTTGATCCCGAAGTCTACGCGGCGGTCATCGGCGAGACCCGCCGCGAAGCCGAACAACTCGAATTGATCGCCTCGGAGAACTTTGTCTCGGAGGCAGTCCTGGAGGCGCTCGGCAGCGTGATGACCAACAAGTACGCCGAGGGGTATCCGGGACGGCGTTACTATGGCGGCTGCCAATTCGTCGATCAGGCCGAAAATCTGGCGCGTGAGCGCGCTAAAGCCCTCTTCGGGGCCGACCATGTCAATGTTCAGCCGCACTCCGGATCGCAGGCGAACATGGCTGCCTACCTGGCCGTGCTGCGACCCGGTGACCGCATCCTCGGGCTCAATCTCGCGCACGGCGGGCATCTCACCCACGGCCATCCCCTGAACTTTTCGGGATTTCTCTTTGAGGTTCACGACTACGGGGTTCGTCAGGATAACGAGACGATCGATTACGAGTCATTGATCGCGCGGGCCCGCGACGTGACGCCCAAGATGATTGTCGCGGGGGCTTCGGCGTATCCGCGCACGCTGGACTTCCGGCGATTCCGCGAAGCGGCCGATGCCTGCGGGGCGTTCCTGATGGTCGATATCGCCCACATCGCCGGATTGATTGTCGCGGGGCTGCACCCGTCGCCGGTGCCGTATGCCGATTTCGTCACCACCACCACGCACAAGACCCTGCGCGGGCCGCGCGGCGGCATGGTCATGTGCAAGAGCCAGTACAAGAAGGACCTCGACCGTACGGTCATGCCCGGCCTGCAGGGCGGGCCGCTCATGCACGTTATTGCCGCCAAGGCGGTCGCATTCAAAGAAGCATTGGAACCGTCGTTTGCGGACTACCAGCGACAGATCGTGGCCAATGCCAGGGCCATGGCAGAGCGTTTACAGTCCCACGGTCATCACATCGTCTCCGGCGGCACTGATACCCACCTCATGCTCGTTTCCTTCGTCGGAACCGGAATCACCGGCAAGCAGGTCGAAGAAGCATTGGATCGCGCCGCGATCACGGTCAACAAAAACGCCGTCCCATTCGATCCGGAAAAACCATTGGTCACCTCCGGGATCCGCATCGGCACTCCGGCGGTGACCACGCGGGGAATGGGCGTGAAGGAAATGGTGCAGATCGCCGACTGGATCGACCGAATCATCCACCATCTCGGCGATGATGGCGTCGAGCGCGCTGTCGCCGATGACGTCAGGGCGATGTGCCGCAACTTCCCGCTGTATCAATCGCGTTTGGGGCAATCCGCCGATGTCACGGCCGGAGCGATGGTGAATGGCTAATCCCGAATTCGCCGTTGTGCTGTCGACCGCGAAATCCAGGCGCGAGGCGGACACCATCGCCCGGCGCCTCATCGCCGATCGGGCGGCGGCCTGTGTCAATATCGTCGACAAGATTACATCGGTCTATCGCTGGAAGGGCAAAGTCGAAACGTCATCTGAGGTACTGCTGATCATCAAAACCCGCTGGCTCCTCGTCGATCAGGTGCAGGGCACGATCAAAGGATTCTCGTCGTATGAATGTCCCGAAGTGCTCGTGCTGCCGGTGATCGAAGGATCGGAAGAGTATCTGCGCTGGGTCACCGCATCGACGCGCACCGGCGATCGATAAACAATGAGGGCACGAAATGTATTTTCGCAGAACGTCGTCCGGATATGTCATCCGCCTGAAGAAGGGCGAGGAGATCCATGCCTCGCTGACCCGATTCATGAAGGCCATGGACATCGGTGCGGGATCGGTAACCGGCCTGGGTGCAGTGACCAAAGTCGCACTCGGTTACTTTCATGCCGACACGCGGGAATATGACCGTTTCGAGTACAACGACGAATACGAACTGGTCAGTCTCACCGGCAATCTCTCTTACGACGACGGCAACCCGCGCCTGCATGCGCATGTTGTGATCTCCGGTCCGGACATGAAAGCCATCTCCGGTCATTTGTTCGAGGCGAGCATCGCGGTGACCGGGGAGTTCTACCTGACGTTCGTCGATCAGCGCATCGACCGCGTCTACGATGACGAAACCGGTTTGAAGCTGCTGAATCTGCCAGAGACTCTGTAAACAGTGATTCCCTGTGACAGTCGGCCAGGGTGCCGACCCGGATGAGTATGCCGCCCCGCGCTCCCATCATCACGCTGACGAGCGATTTTGGCATGGCCGATGGCACCGTGGGCGCCATGATCGGCGTCATCAAGTCGATCTGTCCCGTCGCCGAAGTCGTCGTGACCGCCGCTGACGTGCCCCCGCACGACATTTCTCGCGGCGCCTGGGCGCTCCTGCAATCGGCCCCGTTCTTCCCGCCCGGATGCATCCATGTGGCCGTCGTCGATCCCGGAGTCGGTTCCGGACGGCGCGGGCTCCTTGTCCAAACGGAGCGCGACACATTTCTTGGTCCCGATAATGGGGTGCTGACTTGGGTGTTGCGTGGCCCGACCAATGTGACATACCGCGAACTGACGAATCGGAGTTACCGCCTGGCATCCGCGGGCGTTACATTCGATGGCCGCGACCTGTTTGCCGCGGCGGCCGCGCATTTGGCCGCGGGCGCAGACCCTTCGGCATTCGGCCCGACGATCGATGATCCGGTACGCTTGGAATGGCCGGACCCCGTGGTGAGAGATGAACGTGTCCTGGGAATTGTCCTGGTCAGCGATCAGTTCGGAAATCTCATTACGAACGTGCCCTTTGAGCAGGTCGCGGGGCTATTTGGCGATGCCGAACTGGTGGTGTCCGTCGGAACGATCACCGCAATCCCGATCGTTCCCTCCTACTCGCACATCCGTGAGGAAT
It contains:
- a CDS encoding branched-chain amino acid transaminase, which encodes MSMEKVDKIWMNGRFVDWDDARIHVLSHVVHYGSSVFEGLRCYRTNKGPAIFRLDDHTKRLYNSMKIYRMELDYTPDQINQAIIDLIRINRIEECYIRPVVYRGYDTLGVHPAKCPIEIAIAVWKWGKYLGSDALEKGVDVCVSSWHRMAPNTFPAMAKTGANYMNSQLIKMEALAHGYVEGIALDPYGHVSEGSGENIFLVRNGVLLTPSFGSSILPGITRNTVITLAQDMGISVIEEEVPREALYLADEVFFTGSAAEITPISSVDRIPIGKGVRGPITRKLQDRYFGILTGSQPDTYGWLTPVEMTKPEKVAPAHAVR
- a CDS encoding SAM-dependent chlorinase/fluorinase is translated as MPPRAPIITLTSDFGMADGTVGAMIGVIKSICPVAEVVVTAADVPPHDISRGAWALLQSAPFFPPGCIHVAVVDPGVGSGRRGLLVQTERDTFLGPDNGVLTWVLRGPTNVTYRELTNRSYRLASAGVTFDGRDLFAAAAAHLAAGADPSAFGPTIDDPVRLEWPDPVVRDERVLGIVLVSDQFGNLITNVPFEQVAGLFGDAELVVSVGTITAIPIVPSYSHIREEYGAVVNGTGLLEIAAHRGSAAARTGLQRGAAVIIAPREAVP
- a CDS encoding acyl-CoA dehydrogenase family protein: MSSHAPSSLSSQGHWWSCRAEEVRRDIRAFSEQEVAPAADWMDTHSDFNPALYEMLRQRQLLSLLCPAEYGGPAYDTLSYAVVVEELSRICGSTGITVAAANSLGVAPIDMFGSPEQKQRVLPGVGTQGHVVVFGLTEPEAGSDAAGTKTTGVRDGDKWVINGSKCFITNGHFAEWIICTAVTQPGIGARGISSFLLHKSTPGFSVGKKEKKLGLRGSDTSTLHFDNVRLPADAMLGPDGNGFRQFMQTLDAGRISIGAMALGLAQGAYDIAVKYARQRVQFGRPIADFQAIQFKLADMATQIEASRHLVYHAAFLKDSGQPYARQSAMAKLHASETGRFCADTAIQVLGGYGLLAENRVERHWRDVKLCEIGEGTSEIQRIVIARHLLRESAGLLESETEA
- a CDS encoding PPC domain-containing DNA-binding protein codes for the protein MYFRRTSSGYVIRLKKGEEIHASLTRFMKAMDIGAGSVTGLGAVTKVALGYFHADTREYDRFEYNDEYELVSLTGNLSYDDGNPRLHAHVVISGPDMKAISGHLFEASIAVTGEFYLTFVDQRIDRVYDDETGLKLLNLPETL
- the glyA gene encoding serine hydroxymethyltransferase, with product MSALSQFDPEVYAAVIGETRREAEQLELIASENFVSEAVLEALGSVMTNKYAEGYPGRRYYGGCQFVDQAENLARERAKALFGADHVNVQPHSGSQANMAAYLAVLRPGDRILGLNLAHGGHLTHGHPLNFSGFLFEVHDYGVRQDNETIDYESLIARARDVTPKMIVAGASAYPRTLDFRRFREAADACGAFLMVDIAHIAGLIVAGLHPSPVPYADFVTTTTHKTLRGPRGGMVMCKSQYKKDLDRTVMPGLQGGPLMHVIAAKAVAFKEALEPSFADYQRQIVANARAMAERLQSHGHHIVSGGTDTHLMLVSFVGTGITGKQVEEALDRAAITVNKNAVPFDPEKPLVTSGIRIGTPAVTTRGMGVKEMVQIADWIDRIIHHLGDDGVERAVADDVRAMCRNFPLYQSRLGQSADVTAGAMVNG
- the cutA gene encoding divalent-cation tolerance protein CutA yields the protein MANPEFAVVLSTAKSRREADTIARRLIADRAAACVNIVDKITSVYRWKGKVETSSEVLLIIKTRWLLVDQVQGTIKGFSSYECPEVLVLPVIEGSEEYLRWVTASTRTGDR